In Methanosarcina barkeri MS, a single window of DNA contains:
- the mtbC gene encoding dimethylamine corrinoid protein MtbC, whose translation MADTEGLLLEIADAVISCKKDAVLAAVEKAKKVMEPAEIIDKGLSAGMNQVGILFERGKLFLPHVMMAADAMTAGVKVLEAELPAGTESKKLGVIVNGTVEGDVHDIGKSIVSTMLQSSGFEVYDLGRDVPTRNFVEKAKAVNADIIGISALMTTTLQGQRDVIELLKEEGLRGKVKVMVGGAPATQSWADKIGADCYAENASEAVAKAKEMLL comes from the coding sequence ATGGCAGATACAGAAGGATTACTCCTCGAGATTGCTGATGCGGTAATCTCCTGTAAAAAAGATGCAGTGCTCGCAGCTGTCGAGAAAGCAAAAAAGGTCATGGAACCTGCTGAGATCATTGACAAAGGTCTTTCTGCAGGCATGAACCAGGTAGGAATTCTCTTTGAGAGAGGGAAACTTTTCCTGCCCCATGTAATGATGGCTGCTGATGCAATGACAGCAGGGGTTAAAGTGCTTGAAGCTGAACTTCCGGCAGGGACAGAGAGCAAGAAACTGGGAGTTATCGTAAACGGAACCGTCGAGGGCGACGTTCACGATATCGGCAAGTCAATAGTCTCTACTATGCTCCAGTCTTCTGGTTTTGAAGTTTATGATCTTGGCAGGGATGTGCCTACAAGGAATTTCGTAGAAAAGGCAAAGGCAGTTAATGCTGATATTATCGGAATTTCCGCCCTTATGACGACAACCCTTCAGGGGCAGAGAGATGTAATTGAACTCCTCAAGGAAGAAGGGCTCAGAGGCAAAGTAAAGGTTATGGTAGGCGGAGCCCCTGCAACCCAGTCCTGGGCTGACAAGATAGGTGCAGACTGCTATGCTGAAAACGCAAGCGAAGCCGTGGCAAAAGCAAAGGAAATGCTGCTATGA
- a CDS encoding ATP-binding protein yields the protein MICSHHNFFQNAPDLISRDIFTCCFMGDSEIKLISGPTHAGKTTFMSQVASNLVGVKIYIDFEDSQVRALGPGDLQAIEETAAEIRKKETEDGAGRVFYFFDEIQNLQGWENWVDRLHRQGAEIYLTSSRSKLINEFSSRFSGRSKILRLFPFSFREYLQIKGNRIAEPNFLTPSSSDELLCMFFQYFENGGFPDVIKNNDISLSRKYFEEELQKGAAAGYDIQKLKKIAVFLISNMASEYSSDTLKKVSGLESEELVDTYLDYLEDIFLLYRVPKHNNLQESGKEKDIPRKIYSGDTGIFKAVYPGYPDSLGLRFENLVFLELLRREKQVFYFRNKRECDFVTKEKDSQNVSAAIQVSVCFGNPVVREREILGLTEALDEYGLEEGLILTMDEEEIIIADSKDGKKIIMVKSVWKWMLEYRK from the coding sequence ATGATCTGCAGTCATCATAATTTTTTTCAAAATGCTCCAGACTTAATCTCCAGAGATATTTTCACCTGCTGTTTCATGGGAGACAGTGAAATTAAACTCATCTCCGGACCCACTCATGCAGGTAAAACCACCTTCATGAGTCAGGTTGCCAGTAACCTGGTTGGAGTAAAAATTTATATTGATTTTGAAGATAGTCAGGTACGGGCGTTGGGACCTGGAGATTTACAGGCTATTGAGGAGACTGCAGCCGAAATCCGTAAAAAAGAAACTGAAGACGGAGCAGGACGAGTTTTCTATTTTTTTGATGAAATCCAGAATCTTCAGGGCTGGGAAAACTGGGTTGACAGGCTTCACAGGCAGGGAGCAGAAATTTATCTAACTTCATCGAGATCAAAATTAATAAATGAGTTTTCTTCCAGGTTTTCAGGAAGATCTAAAATTTTAAGGCTTTTTCCGTTCTCTTTTAGGGAATACCTGCAGATTAAAGGTAATAGAATAGCAGAGCCGAACTTTCTAACGCCTTCAAGCAGTGATGAACTGTTATGTATGTTTTTCCAGTATTTCGAAAACGGTGGTTTCCCAGATGTAATAAAAAACAATGATATAAGTCTGTCCCGAAAATATTTTGAAGAAGAGCTGCAAAAAGGGGCTGCAGCCGGGTATGATATCCAGAAGTTAAAAAAGATTGCCGTATTCCTGATTTCGAACATGGCTTCGGAATACTCCTCCGATACCCTGAAAAAAGTTAGTGGACTCGAGAGCGAGGAACTTGTAGACACCTATCTGGACTATCTAGAAGACATTTTCTTACTGTATAGGGTCCCAAAACACAACAACCTCCAGGAAAGCGGGAAGGAAAAAGACATTCCCCGTAAGATTTATTCAGGTGATACTGGAATTTTCAAAGCAGTATATCCCGGTTATCCTGACAGCCTTGGGCTGAGATTTGAGAACCTTGTGTTCCTTGAACTGCTGAGAAGGGAAAAACAGGTATTCTACTTCCGGAACAAAAGAGAATGTGATTTTGTTACTAAGGAAAAAGACAGCCAGAACGTTTCGGCGGCAATTCAGGTCTCGGTTTGCTTCGGAAACCCTGTAGTGAGGGAAAGAGAAATTCTGGGTCTTACGGAAGCCCTTGATGAGTACGGCCTTGAAGAAGGGCTTATCCTGACAATGGACGAGGAAGAGATCATCATAGCTGACAGCAAAGATGGAAAAAAAATAATCATGGTTAAATCAGTGTGGAAATGGATGCTGGAATACAGAAAATGA
- a CDS encoding amino acid permease, with translation MDNHNNPANHQNHTQIDWKSAEECSRANCELKELKRSIDWKQGLAIALGVPLLILPSIGYLTNYVWAFSIIIWGLTVLLGFFQNISFGELATVLPKASGLPGYTQIVFGSNTGNNTSEKSRLMGKFIGGFSAWSYWLGWSPVIGIYAILIGDYLHGLLPIFSVIPQTFFNLIVGALVFGYMIIIN, from the coding sequence ATGGACAATCATAATAATCCTGCTAATCATCAAAATCACACTCAAATAGATTGGAAATCTGCAGAAGAGTGCAGCAGGGCAAACTGCGAGCTAAAAGAACTTAAGAGAAGCATTGACTGGAAACAGGGACTTGCAATAGCCCTTGGTGTTCCTTTATTGATTCTGCCTTCCATAGGCTACCTCACCAATTATGTCTGGGCTTTTTCAATAATAATATGGGGCTTAACCGTTCTTCTAGGTTTTTTCCAGAATATTTCGTTCGGAGAGCTTGCAACTGTTTTACCCAAGGCTTCAGGACTACCAGGTTATACCCAGATTGTTTTTGGTTCGAATACAGGTAACAACACAAGCGAAAAATCCAGGCTGATGGGAAAATTCATAGGAGGTTTCAGTGCCTGGAGTTACTGGTTAGGCTGGAGCCCGGTAATTGGAATCTATGCGATCCTGATAGGGGATTATCTCCACGGACTGCTTCCTATCTTTAGCGTTATTCCCCAGACCTTTTTCAACCTGATAGTCGGAGCGCTTGTATTTGGGTACATGATCATTATAAACTAG
- a CDS encoding SDH family Clp fold serine proteinase, translating to MPAGDFWGNILVTLDSTTISLWDLMSLLFVLLFLYAIIYPQSQLKQIRLRRMAKLKTMEKSHGCKVLTMIHRREAISLFGLPAYQYIDEEDAEQILRWIRKYKDYPLELILHTPGGQLHSSIQIARALRRHPKNTKVIIPHYSMSGGTIIALAANEIVMDKDAVIGPIDPQIGDFIRGMYPAPSWIYAAETKKEKSDDITLVMSDISRKALKFTRNVAKELLEGKIQPGPAGESRLDEVVEKLVSGEMIHSTPLSAGEAKEIGLAVSTDFPEDVHEFMKLFKPVKKSVEYVESSSS from the coding sequence GTGCCCGCGGGAGACTTTTGGGGGAATATTCTGGTTACGCTTGACAGCACGACAATTAGTCTCTGGGATTTGATGTCCCTTCTGTTTGTACTTCTGTTTCTTTATGCAATAATCTACCCGCAGTCGCAGCTAAAACAAATCCGGTTGCGGCGCATGGCAAAACTGAAAACTATGGAAAAGAGCCACGGCTGCAAGGTGCTCACTATGATTCACAGACGGGAGGCAATCTCTCTTTTCGGGCTGCCTGCCTACCAGTACATAGATGAGGAAGACGCCGAGCAGATCCTGCGCTGGATAAGAAAATACAAGGATTACCCGCTTGAGCTGATCCTGCACACGCCTGGCGGTCAGCTCCATTCCAGTATCCAGATTGCACGCGCCCTGCGGCGGCACCCGAAAAACACGAAAGTAATTATCCCTCACTATTCGATGTCAGGAGGCACAATTATCGCCCTTGCAGCAAATGAAATCGTGATGGATAAGGATGCGGTTATCGGACCAATCGATCCCCAGATAGGAGACTTTATTCGTGGGATGTACCCTGCTCCCTCATGGATATATGCTGCAGAAACAAAAAAGGAAAAGTCCGATGATATCACCCTTGTTATGAGTGATATCTCAAGAAAAGCCCTCAAATTCACCAGAAATGTTGCAAAAGAGCTTCTTGAAGGCAAAATCCAGCCAGGCCCGGCTGGGGAAAGCAGGCTCGATGAAGTGGTCGAAAAATTGGTCAGCGGAGAAATGATCCACAGCACTCCACTCTCAGCCGGCGAGGCAAAAGAAATAGGGCTTGCTGTCAGTACGGATTTTCCGGAGGACGTGCATGAATTTATGAAACTTTTCAAGCCTGTAAAAAAGAGTGTGGAATATGTGGAATCAAGTTCTTCATAA
- a CDS encoding radical SAM protein, translating into MAASKYLKRYFKVQRDEMPAFFKITERIPVQFDPGMQLEELRKIHGNEIEKYRKLKEDLELEAAEALDYKNANDRLAFFTRSFLELPKASPSLLDLKVEIVGKMLEKCQCCGWRCEVNRKAGEKGFCRLTDLSNYASEFLHMGEEPELVPSHTIFFTGCTFACVYCQNWDISTCPDTGIRIEPKKLAKLISLRRMHGARNVNFVTPTPHAHTVLKIVRKISVNTPVVWNSNMYHSPEIAEILEGVVDVYLGDFKYGNDICARKYSKIKNYLEIVQPNFEFAYKTSEILLRHLVLPGHLECCTRPIAEWVAKNIPQIRFNLMFQYRPCYRAMEYPEIGRRLTPEEEAKAIDIVREAGIEDLLV; encoded by the coding sequence ATGGCAGCTTCGAAGTACCTGAAACGTTACTTCAAGGTGCAGAGAGATGAAATGCCTGCCTTTTTTAAGATAACCGAAAGAATTCCGGTCCAGTTTGATCCAGGCATGCAGCTTGAAGAACTCAGGAAAATTCATGGTAATGAGATCGAAAAGTACCGAAAACTCAAAGAAGACCTTGAACTAGAAGCCGCGGAAGCCCTTGACTATAAAAATGCAAATGACAGGCTAGCATTTTTTACCAGAAGCTTTCTGGAACTTCCAAAAGCCAGTCCCTCTCTTCTTGACCTTAAAGTTGAGATTGTGGGCAAAATGCTGGAAAAATGCCAGTGCTGCGGTTGGCGCTGTGAGGTTAACAGGAAAGCTGGCGAAAAAGGCTTCTGCAGGCTTACAGACCTTTCAAATTACGCTTCTGAGTTCCTGCACATGGGAGAAGAGCCTGAGCTTGTACCATCTCACACGATCTTTTTTACAGGCTGTACTTTTGCCTGTGTTTACTGCCAGAACTGGGATATTTCAACCTGTCCTGACACCGGAATTCGAATTGAGCCAAAGAAACTTGCAAAACTGATCAGCCTTCGGAGAATGCATGGGGCAAGAAACGTAAATTTCGTTACCCCGACTCCGCACGCTCATACTGTCCTTAAAATAGTCCGGAAAATCTCTGTAAATACGCCTGTGGTATGGAACTCAAATATGTATCATTCCCCGGAAATTGCAGAAATCCTCGAAGGGGTTGTAGACGTTTACCTTGGAGATTTCAAGTACGGAAACGATATATGCGCCAGGAAATACTCAAAAATAAAAAATTACCTGGAAATCGTGCAACCAAATTTCGAATTCGCCTACAAAACCTCAGAAATTCTCCTTCGCCATCTTGTCCTGCCGGGCCATCTGGAATGCTGTACAAGGCCGATTGCCGAATGGGTTGCAAAAAATATCCCGCAAATCAGGTTCAATCTCATGTTCCAGTACAGGCCATGCTATCGGGCTATGGAGTATCCAGAGATTGGACGCCGCTTGACTCCGGAAGAAGAGGCTAAGGCGATCGATATTGTGAGAGAGGCAGGGATTGAAGATTTACTTGTCTGA
- the sugE gene encoding quaternary ammonium compound efflux SMR transporter SugE codes for MEWFFLFIAGLFEAAWAIGLKYTEGFTRLYPSILTVVCMFLSFYFLSQSLKTLPIGTGYAIWTGIGIIGTTILGVLLFNEPMDFARAFCIILIFSGIIGLKIISP; via the coding sequence ATGGAATGGTTTTTCCTTTTTATTGCAGGTCTTTTTGAAGCAGCCTGGGCAATCGGGCTGAAATATACAGAAGGTTTCACGAGGCTTTATCCAAGCATTCTTACCGTCGTGTGCATGTTTCTTAGCTTCTATTTTCTTTCCCAGTCCCTGAAGACTCTGCCAATAGGAACCGGCTATGCAATCTGGACCGGAATCGGGATTATAGGCACTACGATTCTTGGTGTCCTGCTCTTTAATGAACCCATGGATTTTGCCAGGGCTTTCTGCATTATTCTTATATTCTCAGGGATAATCGGGCTCAAAATAATTTCTCCATAA
- a CDS encoding IS701 family transposase — MDINPPKCTDIDYINFLIAASNVFSCTEAARCYPDIANAPSHDAFTRCLQRQPPDTEALWEEVKSYVKLKGGYLIVDDSTLDKPYAEEIAFVRRMWSGKHHRTVKGIGLVTLVWTDGTTVIPIDFRIYNIDVDDKTKNDHFRDMLDKAEERGFNPKFVLFDTWYASVKNLKAIRQKEWHFLTRLKNNRLVNPDNKGNVPLETVDIPPKGRVVHLKAYGFVKVFRIVSKNGDTQHWVTDVQEMDEAKREDLAKKSWKIEEYHRGIKQFCGVEKCQARKEESQRAHIMFSLRAFLRLELQRIKSGISWFESAMKIRRVAVTEYLRNPQYTLN, encoded by the coding sequence ATGGACATAAATCCACCTAAGTGTACCGACATTGACTACATTAATTTTCTCATTGCGGCTTCTAACGTTTTTAGCTGTACTGAAGCTGCTAGATGTTATCCAGACATAGCTAATGCTCCTTCTCATGATGCTTTTACTCGTTGCCTTCAAAGGCAACCTCCAGACACGGAAGCACTATGGGAGGAAGTAAAAAGTTATGTCAAGCTTAAGGGAGGATACCTAATTGTTGATGATTCAACATTAGATAAACCATACGCAGAAGAAATTGCTTTTGTTCGTCGTATGTGGAGTGGAAAACATCATCGTACTGTAAAGGGAATAGGCCTGGTTACCTTAGTTTGGACTGACGGTACAACCGTTATACCTATCGATTTTCGAATTTATAACATCGATGTAGACGACAAAACAAAGAATGACCATTTCCGTGATATGCTTGACAAGGCCGAAGAACGTGGTTTTAATCCCAAATTCGTTTTATTTGATACATGGTATGCAAGTGTGAAAAACCTTAAAGCCATTAGACAGAAAGAGTGGCATTTCCTTACAAGATTGAAAAATAATCGTTTGGTAAATCCTGACAACAAGGGAAATGTGCCACTTGAAACAGTAGATATTCCTCCAAAAGGACGTGTGGTTCACCTCAAAGCATATGGATTTGTAAAGGTGTTTAGGATAGTTTCAAAAAATGGAGACACGCAACACTGGGTTACAGATGTGCAAGAGATGGATGAAGCAAAACGTGAAGATTTGGCAAAGAAGTCATGGAAAATTGAGGAATATCATAGGGGAATAAAACAGTTCTGTGGTGTCGAAAAATGTCAGGCAAGAAAGGAAGAATCACAAAGAGCACATATAATGTTCTCATTAAGAGCTTTTCTTAGACTGGAATTACAAAGAATCAAAAGTGGAATATCCTGGTTTGAAAGTGCTATGAAAATTAGAAGAGTGGCAGTGACAGAATACTTAAGGAATCCCCAATACACGTTAAATTAA
- a CDS encoding DUF790 family protein yields the protein MSEAALLLTSDLLVTRLSGGKIKPVYAAFDPEKLELARLLIETFEQHIGKTYGDLLAELDGYEEMNYRFIRGLSQLLGRRTAIETDAAVDPSLARETVFEACEGMALSPAERKEALQKAAKKLSISAKELEKALWADLEENQIVKSFVPIYPAELLKQYNISLTQTLLFRAVDLDIWIKGDFQKILWKILRSGLMYSLEDADEERGKIDRGINREKEEKEGKTRENFEELKAVHLHLDGPASLFRISERYGNSFAKIFPALLRSKGWRLKAGILHKGYQGKRILNFTLDDSEKFFKITPEAAVYPETLSPELQIKEKIEKYEAGEETGKKAGEEAEKEARIEEIDAEEAAYDSTLEQMFGSLSLGSWKIKREPTILKAGKYAFVPDFSLQRDGMRVYLEIVGFWTPEYLENKIEKLKQVKEPVILLIDRKLKCSEKDFPSQEVIFFDKKIPANKVMQILRKYEEKKLSEDRSRLEEMEFPISGELVNLEEIAAGKRVLPDALKEVVADRLAKAGELEEIGELGKIRESERTGEFEKSRGLEELRESRKVEDLEKYQDYILLENYLIHRQLLERIDQELERPGAVETYADAVKVFESFRLDRSLYYPVLEQLEYKVIWAGLSEENAKVKKAKKV from the coding sequence ATCTCGGAGGCGGCTCTTCTGCTCACGTCTGATCTTCTTGTAACCCGCCTCTCCGGAGGAAAAATAAAGCCTGTATACGCAGCTTTTGACCCCGAAAAACTGGAACTTGCAAGGCTTCTGATAGAAACTTTCGAGCAGCATATCGGAAAAACTTATGGGGATCTTCTGGCTGAACTTGATGGTTACGAAGAAATGAATTACCGTTTTATCAGGGGACTTTCCCAGCTGCTTGGAAGGCGCACCGCTATAGAAACGGATGCAGCTGTTGACCCTTCTCTGGCGAGGGAAACGGTTTTTGAAGCCTGCGAAGGCATGGCACTTTCTCCTGCCGAGAGAAAAGAGGCGCTGCAAAAAGCTGCAAAAAAACTTTCAATTTCGGCAAAGGAACTTGAAAAGGCACTCTGGGCGGATCTTGAAGAAAACCAGATAGTCAAAAGTTTTGTACCCATTTATCCTGCAGAACTTCTAAAACAGTATAACATTTCCCTTACCCAGACCCTGCTTTTCCGTGCAGTTGACCTCGACATCTGGATAAAAGGCGATTTTCAGAAAATCCTCTGGAAAATCCTTCGTTCAGGGCTTATGTATTCCCTTGAAGATGCTGACGAGGAAAGAGGCAAAATCGATAGAGGAATCAATAGAGAAAAAGAAGAAAAGGAAGGAAAAACCAGAGAAAATTTCGAAGAATTAAAAGCTGTCCACCTGCATCTTGACGGGCCTGCTTCTCTTTTTCGGATATCCGAACGCTATGGGAATTCCTTTGCAAAAATCTTTCCTGCGCTGCTGAGGTCAAAAGGCTGGAGGCTCAAGGCAGGCATTCTTCACAAAGGCTACCAGGGAAAGCGCATCCTGAATTTTACCCTTGATGACTCGGAAAAGTTTTTCAAAATCACTCCTGAAGCAGCCGTGTACCCTGAGACCCTTTCGCCAGAGCTTCAAATTAAAGAAAAAATAGAAAAATATGAAGCTGGGGAAGAAACCGGGAAAAAAGCCGGAGAAGAAGCTGAAAAAGAAGCCAGGATTGAGGAAATCGATGCCGAAGAAGCTGCCTATGACAGCACACTTGAGCAGATGTTTGGGAGCCTCAGTTTGGGAAGCTGGAAAATAAAAAGGGAGCCAACGATTCTTAAAGCCGGAAAATACGCTTTTGTCCCGGACTTCTCTCTCCAGAGGGACGGGATGAGGGTATATCTGGAAATAGTGGGCTTCTGGACTCCCGAATATTTGGAAAATAAGATTGAGAAGCTCAAGCAAGTAAAGGAACCTGTGATTCTCCTGATTGATAGAAAACTCAAGTGTTCTGAAAAGGATTTCCCTTCGCAGGAAGTAATCTTCTTTGACAAAAAAATCCCGGCAAATAAAGTCATGCAGATACTCAGAAAGTACGAGGAAAAAAAGCTTTCAGAAGACCGGTCAAGACTGGAGGAAATGGAATTTCCAATTTCAGGAGAACTTGTAAATCTTGAGGAAATCGCAGCCGGAAAAAGAGTTTTGCCAGATGCCTTAAAGGAAGTAGTTGCAGATAGGCTTGCAAAAGCCGGAGAACTGGAAGAAATCGGAGAGTTAGGAAAAATCAGAGAATCAGAAAGAACTGGAGAGTTCGAAAAATCAAGGGGTTTAGAGGAACTCAGGGAATCCAGAAAAGTCGAAGATCTGGAGAAATATCAAGATTACATACTCCTTGAAAATTATTTAATCCACAGGCAGCTACTTGAAAGAATAGATCAAGAACTTGAAAGACCGGGAGCAGTAGAAACTTACGCCGACGCAGTAAAGGTTTTTGAAAGTTTCAGGCTTGACCGCAGCCTTTACTATCCTGTGCTTGAACAGCTAGAGTATAAGGTTATATGGGCAGGGTTGAGTGAAGAGAATGCGAAGGTAAAAAAGGCGAAAAAAGTTTGA
- a CDS encoding class I SAM-dependent methyltransferase — MEVESRAKMEKTHTKPKNAWENFFKDKTHGGHRYSSEEFLAMEAREKLFHLDGGKTLLDFGCGSAELLTYYALEYEQLLGVDFSPSMLGEASKRIRERKCNNIDLILADHEILWENLDSTFDRITAAGVIQYLSFQEIDAFIAKASEHLNSDGKMVFFDILDPRLYPLWKLGVFAPNAGLLKALYRMSCDFQNSILAALKNRPRNIYGFTHNPYKIQKIANKHGFEMRYIQSMYYEYKYHAIMFRT, encoded by the coding sequence ATGGAAGTAGAAAGTAGAGCAAAGATGGAAAAAACGCATACAAAGCCAAAGAATGCTTGGGAAAATTTTTTTAAAGATAAAACACACGGGGGGCACAGATATTCATCTGAGGAGTTTCTTGCTATGGAAGCCAGGGAAAAATTATTCCACCTTGACGGAGGCAAAACGCTTCTTGACTTCGGTTGCGGCTCTGCAGAACTCCTTACCTACTATGCTCTTGAATATGAACAGCTTTTAGGAGTGGATTTTTCCCCATCCATGCTTGGCGAAGCAAGTAAAAGAATTAGGGAAAGAAAATGTAATAACATTGATCTTATTCTTGCTGATCATGAAATACTCTGGGAAAACCTGGACTCAACCTTTGATCGAATAACTGCAGCCGGAGTAATCCAGTACTTATCTTTTCAAGAAATTGACGCCTTTATTGCCAAAGCATCAGAACATCTCAATTCAGATGGTAAAATGGTCTTTTTTGACATACTGGACCCGCGATTATACCCATTGTGGAAGTTAGGAGTATTTGCACCGAATGCAGGGCTTTTAAAAGCTTTGTACAGAATGAGTTGTGATTTTCAGAATTCAATATTGGCGGCCTTAAAAAACCGTCCGAGAAACATTTACGGTTTTACTCATAATCCTTATAAAATCCAGAAAATTGCAAACAAACACGGTTTTGAGATGCGCTATATACAATCAATGTACTACGAATATAAGTATCATGCAATAATGTTTCGGACTTAA
- a CDS encoding APC family permease: MLGANCVTPINSKGLKNGAKLGYILAVVSLLPLVVITLAPFFTGDFQLTNITGAWLPQDWSWDLKHILIILGLFAMAEWSAVAWESAAIFGPEYKNPNTDTPKALLVCGLICLVLYVLVQTSVIGALGVKGVLADPISPMLPLAKLSLGPIGGSIAILMLVAAMILIIQTAFLSSARSIYSMAIEGNLPSIFGKLNANGNPVNAMIADGLFNMCLILLGSPTAILSASAVGYIVANGMSLFAYVKSKKDPEFSKLERPFKAPRGWTEIALATGILNIPFFLIGIIYISTLESGWIATAVGFVVLLLYVPIWSHLQKNELKTAKKQEAVLLAE, translated from the coding sequence ATGCTAGGAGCCAACTGCGTAACTCCTATAAACTCCAAAGGGCTCAAAAACGGAGCAAAACTTGGGTATATTCTAGCTGTGGTATCCCTGTTGCCCCTGGTTGTTATCACCCTTGCTCCATTCTTTACTGGAGACTTCCAACTTACCAATATTACAGGAGCCTGGCTGCCCCAGGACTGGAGCTGGGATCTGAAGCATATCTTAATTATTCTAGGGCTTTTCGCAATGGCCGAATGGAGTGCTGTTGCCTGGGAAAGCGCAGCAATATTTGGGCCAGAGTATAAGAACCCAAATACAGATACACCAAAAGCTCTGCTTGTCTGCGGCCTGATTTGCCTTGTGCTCTATGTGCTTGTCCAGACCTCGGTTATAGGGGCTCTCGGAGTTAAAGGCGTACTTGCAGACCCTATCTCTCCGATGCTTCCCCTTGCAAAACTTTCTTTAGGCCCTATTGGAGGCTCGATTGCGATTCTCATGCTGGTTGCAGCTATGATCCTGATCATCCAGACCGCCTTTTTATCCTCGGCAAGGTCGATATATTCAATGGCAATTGAAGGTAATCTTCCATCTATCTTTGGAAAACTGAACGCTAACGGGAACCCTGTGAATGCGATGATCGCAGATGGTCTCTTTAACATGTGTCTGATCCTTCTTGGAAGTCCGACTGCAATTCTCTCAGCTTCTGCAGTTGGATACATTGTCGCAAATGGGATGAGTCTCTTTGCCTATGTAAAATCGAAAAAGGATCCTGAATTTTCAAAACTGGAAAGACCCTTCAAAGCTCCCCGTGGCTGGACTGAGATAGCTCTTGCAACCGGAATTCTGAACATCCCCTTCTTCCTTATTGGGATAATATATATCAGCACTCTGGAAAGCGGGTGGATTGCCACAGCAGTTGGTTTTGTTGTGCTCCTCCTGTATGTGCCTATATGGAGCCACTTACAGAAAAACGAACTAAAGACTGCAAAGAAGCAAGAAGCCGTTCTTCTAGCGGAGTGA